A genome region from Frankineae bacterium MT45 includes the following:
- a CDS encoding fumarase, class II, producing MSTAPEADYRIEKDSMGEVRVPRDAKWRAQTQRAVENFPISGLPIERELIAGLALIKGAGARVRAQRGLLDQTKADAIAAAAIEVARGDWDGEFPIDVFQTGSGTSSNMNTNEVLASLAAEMLGASVHPNDDVNDPLSSNDQFPSAIHVAATKGVVVDLVPALAHLAQTLEGRASTFATVVKSGRTHLMDATPVTLGQEFAGYAAQVRYGIERLEATLPRVAELPLGGTAVGTGINAPAGFAADVIRMIATDTGLPLTEARNHFEAQSARDGLVELSGALRTIAVGLNKISNDIRWMGSGPRTGLTELYLPDLQPGSSIMPGKVNPVLCEAVCQVVAQVVGNDAAVAWGGAAGNFELNVMLPVIARNVLESIRLLANVSRVFADRCVAGLEANVERCLEYAQSSPSIVTPLNHYVGYDEASKIAKQALAERKTIRQVVIERGHVASGTITEAKLDEVLDVLSMTVPATS from the coding sequence ATGAGTACCGCACCCGAGGCTGACTACCGGATCGAAAAGGACTCGATGGGCGAGGTGCGGGTACCCCGCGACGCCAAGTGGCGAGCCCAGACCCAGCGCGCCGTCGAGAACTTCCCGATCTCCGGCCTGCCCATCGAGCGCGAGCTCATCGCCGGACTGGCCCTCATCAAGGGCGCCGGCGCCCGGGTCCGCGCTCAGCGCGGCCTGCTCGACCAGACGAAGGCCGACGCCATCGCCGCAGCCGCCATCGAGGTCGCGCGCGGTGATTGGGATGGCGAGTTCCCGATCGACGTCTTCCAGACCGGCTCGGGCACCTCGTCGAACATGAACACCAACGAGGTGCTCGCCTCGCTGGCCGCCGAGATGCTCGGGGCCTCCGTACACCCCAACGACGACGTCAACGACCCGCTGTCGAGCAACGACCAGTTCCCGTCGGCGATTCACGTCGCGGCCACCAAGGGTGTCGTCGTCGACCTCGTCCCGGCCCTGGCCCACCTGGCCCAGACGCTGGAGGGTCGCGCCAGCACCTTCGCCACCGTCGTCAAGTCCGGTCGCACCCATCTGATGGACGCCACCCCGGTCACTCTCGGCCAGGAGTTCGCCGGCTACGCAGCTCAGGTCCGCTACGGCATCGAGCGTCTTGAGGCGACCCTGCCGCGGGTCGCCGAGCTCCCGCTGGGTGGGACCGCGGTCGGCACCGGGATCAACGCACCGGCCGGGTTCGCAGCCGACGTCATCCGCATGATCGCCACCGACACCGGGCTGCCGCTCACCGAGGCCCGCAACCACTTCGAGGCCCAGAGCGCACGGGACGGCCTGGTCGAGCTCTCCGGGGCGCTGCGCACCATCGCGGTCGGCCTGAACAAGATCTCCAACGACATCCGCTGGATGGGCTCGGGCCCGCGCACCGGCCTCACTGAGCTCTACCTCCCCGACCTGCAGCCCGGGAGCTCGATCATGCCGGGCAAGGTCAACCCGGTGCTCTGCGAGGCGGTCTGCCAGGTCGTCGCCCAGGTGGTCGGCAACGACGCCGCCGTTGCCTGGGGTGGGGCCGCCGGAAACTTCGAGCTCAACGTGATGCTGCCGGTGATCGCCCGCAACGTGCTTGAGTCGATCCGCCTGCTGGCCAACGTCTCCCGGGTCTTCGCCGACCGCTGCGTGGCCGGCCTCGAGGCCAACGTCGAGCGCTGCCTGGAGTACGCCCAGTCTTCCCCGTCGATCGTCACCCCTCTGAACCACTACGTCGGCTACGACGAGGCCTCCAAGAT
- a CDS encoding Uncharacterized conserved protein YbjQ, UPF0145 family, which yields MLVVTTNEIAGWEIQRVCGEVFGLTVRSRNAFSQMGAGFKSMFGGELQGMTKNLTESRNEVMARMLEHARARGGNAVVGMRFDTSEMGDTWTEICAYGTAVVAIPVTDGARQTAAELGYGGATPAPATPTPQGPPPHVPPVQNLAPQNFPGQVPSGQPGQPGYPQQYPAQ from the coding sequence ATGCTTGTAGTCACCACCAACGAGATCGCGGGCTGGGAGATCCAGCGCGTCTGCGGCGAGGTCTTCGGGCTCACCGTCCGTTCCCGCAACGCCTTCTCCCAGATGGGCGCCGGCTTCAAGTCGATGTTCGGCGGCGAGCTGCAGGGTATGACGAAGAACCTCACCGAGTCCCGCAACGAGGTGATGGCCCGCATGCTGGAGCACGCTCGCGCCCGCGGCGGAAACGCCGTCGTCGGGATGCGCTTCGACACCTCAGAGATGGGCGACACCTGGACTGAGATCTGCGCCTACGGCACCGCCGTCGTCGCCATCCCGGTGACCGACGGCGCCCGCCAGACAGCGGCTGAACTCGGCTACGGCGGGGCAACTCCGGCGCCGGCGACGCCGACCCCGCAGGGGCCTCCCCCGCATGTACCGCCGGTGCAGAACCTCGCTCCGCAGAACTTCCCCGGACAGGTCCCGTCGGGTCAACCCGGCCAGCCGGGGTATCCGCAGCAGTACCCGGCCCAGTAA
- a CDS encoding fructose-1,6-bisphosphatase II produces the protein MTDSTTATAATHSTPHGVPPELAVPRQAPDRNLALELVRVTEAAAMAAGRWVGRGDKNGGDGAAVDAMRALIGTVSMRGVVVIGEGEKDKAPMLYNGEEVGDGTGPLCDVAVDPVDGTTLMSKGMPNAIAVIAVAERGSMFDPSAVFYMDKIATGPEAADVIDITAPVAENIRRVAKAKHGRPEDVTVCILDRPRHARLVQEVRESGARIKFINDGDVAGAIAAARPGTGVDLLLGIGGTPEGIISAAALACMGGAIQAKLWPQDDDERQKAIDAGHDLDKVLTTRELVTGDDIFFCATGVTDGDLIRGVSYYADAVQTESIVMRSKSGTIRTVSSLHQLGKLRAYSSVDFDRN, from the coding sequence ATGACCGACTCGACCACAGCGACCGCTGCAACCCACAGCACGCCCCACGGCGTGCCGCCCGAGCTCGCGGTGCCCCGCCAGGCCCCGGACCGCAACCTGGCCCTGGAACTGGTCCGGGTCACCGAGGCCGCCGCCATGGCCGCCGGGCGCTGGGTCGGCCGTGGCGACAAGAACGGTGGGGACGGCGCCGCCGTCGACGCCATGCGCGCGCTGATCGGCACCGTCTCGATGCGGGGCGTCGTGGTCATCGGCGAGGGCGAGAAGGACAAGGCGCCGATGCTCTACAACGGCGAGGAGGTCGGCGACGGCACCGGTCCGCTCTGTGACGTGGCGGTAGACCCGGTGGACGGCACCACCCTCATGTCGAAGGGCATGCCGAACGCGATCGCCGTCATCGCGGTGGCCGAGCGGGGCAGCATGTTCGACCCGTCGGCCGTCTTCTACATGGACAAGATCGCGACCGGCCCGGAGGCGGCCGACGTCATCGACATCACCGCACCCGTCGCCGAGAACATTCGCCGGGTCGCCAAGGCCAAGCACGGGCGCCCGGAGGACGTGACGGTCTGCATCCTGGACCGTCCACGGCACGCCAGGCTCGTCCAGGAGGTACGCGAGTCCGGCGCCCGCATCAAGTTCATCAACGACGGCGATGTGGCCGGGGCGATCGCGGCGGCACGCCCGGGCACCGGCGTCGACCTGCTCCTCGGTATCGGCGGCACACCCGAGGGGATCATCTCGGCCGCGGCGCTGGCCTGCATGGGCGGGGCGATTCAGGCCAAGCTCTGGCCGCAGGACGACGACGAGCGGCAGAAGGCGATCGACGCCGGGCACGACCTGGACAAGGTGCTGACCACCCGCGAACTGGTCACCGGCGACGACATCTTCTTCTGCGCCACCGGCGTCACCGACGGCGATCTGATCCGCGGAGTCAGCTACTACGCCGACGCCGTGCAGACCGAGTCCATCGTGATGCGCTCGAAGTCGGGCACGATCCGCACCGTCAGTTCGCTGCACCAGCTCGGCAAGCTGCGGGCGTACTCTTCGGTGGACTTCGACCGGAACTAG
- a CDS encoding Exodeoxyribonuclease VII small subunit — translation MSGSEQTPTSGDDVPEISYESARTELAEVVRRLEAGGQSLEESLELWQRGEDLAAICQHWLDSASARLDEAIQARDSADN, via the coding sequence ATGAGCGGCAGCGAGCAGACCCCGACCAGCGGTGACGACGTCCCGGAGATCTCCTACGAGTCCGCTCGAACCGAGCTGGCCGAGGTGGTGCGCCGCCTGGAGGCGGGCGGGCAGAGCCTGGAGGAGTCGCTGGAACTCTGGCAGCGGGGCGAGGATCTGGCCGCGATCTGCCAGCACTGGCTCGACTCGGCGAGCGCCCGGCTGGATGAAGCGATTCAGGCCCGCGACAGCGCCGACAACTAG
- a CDS encoding Exodeoxyribonuclease VII large subunit, whose translation MTKLETSAENPVPVRVVAARISEWISRLGEIWVDGQVAQLTRRPGVATHFLTLRDPDANISLSVTCARGVLPETVVEGSRVTIRARPDFYIERGTLSLRATVVRQVGLGELLARLEQLKRLLTAEGVFDARHKQRLPFLPRRVGLISGRASAAERDVVENARRRFAGTRFEIRSVATQGSFSVPEIIDALEQLDAEPEVDVIVITRGGGSIEDLLPFSNEALIRAVAACRTPVVSAIGHETDTPLLDLVADFAASTPTDAAKRIVPDLAAELALVRDCRARGRASIRRRIDAEAELMAGLPTRLRATVWHRVNQATTDVETLRQRSERRMETLLQSARLELEHVRARVRSLSPQATLDRGYAVVQTADGTVVRAASQATGELQIRVAEGEFRAKPVKAPARTSGKGKV comes from the coding sequence ATGACCAAACTCGAAACGTCGGCCGAGAATCCGGTTCCGGTTCGGGTCGTCGCCGCTCGCATCTCGGAGTGGATCAGCCGCCTCGGTGAGATCTGGGTCGACGGGCAGGTTGCCCAGCTCACCCGCCGCCCCGGAGTGGCGACGCATTTCCTGACCCTGCGGGACCCGGACGCCAACATCTCCCTCAGCGTCACCTGCGCGCGCGGAGTACTGCCGGAGACCGTGGTCGAGGGGTCCCGCGTCACCATCCGGGCCCGTCCCGACTTCTACATCGAACGCGGCACCCTCAGCCTGCGGGCCACCGTAGTGCGCCAGGTCGGACTCGGTGAGTTGCTGGCCCGCCTCGAACAGCTCAAACGGCTCCTCACGGCCGAAGGCGTCTTCGATGCCCGGCACAAGCAGCGGCTACCGTTCCTGCCGAGGCGGGTCGGCCTGATCTCCGGACGGGCGAGCGCCGCCGAGCGGGACGTGGTCGAGAATGCCCGGCGCCGCTTCGCCGGAACCCGCTTTGAGATACGCAGCGTCGCTACCCAGGGAAGTTTCTCGGTTCCCGAGATCATCGACGCCCTGGAGCAGCTGGACGCCGAGCCCGAGGTGGACGTCATCGTGATCACGCGCGGTGGCGGCAGCATCGAGGACCTACTGCCGTTCAGCAACGAGGCGCTGATCCGCGCAGTGGCAGCGTGCCGAACCCCGGTCGTGAGCGCCATCGGGCACGAGACCGACACCCCGCTCCTCGACCTGGTCGCCGACTTCGCCGCCTCCACACCGACGGACGCGGCCAAACGCATCGTGCCGGACCTGGCGGCCGAGCTGGCCCTGGTGCGCGACTGCCGCGCCCGGGGCCGGGCCAGCATCCGGCGCCGCATCGACGCCGAGGCCGAGCTGATGGCTGGGCTCCCGACGCGACTGCGAGCGACCGTCTGGCACCGGGTAAACCAGGCCACCACCGACGTCGAGACGCTCCGGCAGCGCAGCGAACGGCGTATGGAGACGCTGCTGCAGTCAGCCCGGCTGGAGTTGGAGCACGTCCGGGCCCGGGTCCGTTCGCTCTCCCCGCAGGCGACGCTTGATCGCGGCTACGCGGTGGTCCAGACGGCCGACGGCACCGTGGTCCGCGCCGCCAGCCAGGCCACCGGGGAGCTTCAGATTCGCGTCGCCGAGGGAGAGTTCCGGGCCAAGCCCGTCAAGGCGCCGGCCAGAACCAGCGGCAAAGGTAAGGTCTGA
- a CDS encoding 4-hydroxy-3-methylbut-2-enyl diphosphate reductase: protein MTSVQSPSTTAQSGTGSSAAVPGPAKRVLLAQPRGYCAGVDRAVQTVEEALDLYGAPIYVRKQIVHNLHVVRSLEARGAIFVEENDEVPEGATVVFSAHGVAPEVHEQAAARGLKAIDATCPLVTKVHNEARRFAAEDYDILLIGHEGHEEVVGTTGEAPTHITVVDGPADALRTDVRDPERVVWLSQTTLSVDETMRTVDALRERFPMLQSPPSDDICYATQNRQAAVKVIAPDTELFLVVGSPNSSNSVRMVEVALTAGATSAHLVENAGAIDPAWLDGVSTVGLSSGASVPEILVNEVIQTLAGYGFGDVQVVAHTEERLQFALPQELRRDMRAAGKAPAPSAEELS from the coding sequence ATGACTTCGGTGCAATCTCCGTCCACCACCGCCCAGAGCGGCACGGGTTCCAGCGCTGCCGTGCCGGGCCCGGCCAAGCGGGTCCTGCTGGCCCAGCCCCGCGGCTACTGCGCCGGCGTGGATCGGGCGGTGCAGACGGTCGAGGAGGCGCTGGATCTCTACGGCGCCCCGATCTACGTCCGCAAGCAGATCGTGCACAACCTGCACGTGGTCCGCTCCCTTGAGGCCCGAGGAGCCATCTTCGTCGAGGAGAACGACGAGGTGCCGGAGGGGGCCACGGTGGTCTTCTCCGCCCACGGCGTTGCGCCGGAGGTGCATGAGCAGGCTGCGGCTCGGGGTCTGAAGGCGATCGATGCCACCTGCCCGCTGGTGACGAAGGTGCACAACGAGGCGCGGCGCTTCGCCGCGGAGGACTACGACATTCTGCTCATCGGTCACGAGGGGCACGAGGAGGTCGTCGGCACGACGGGGGAGGCGCCCACTCACATCACGGTCGTCGACGGGCCGGCCGATGCGCTGCGCACCGACGTCCGCGATCCGGAGCGGGTGGTCTGGCTCTCCCAGACGACGCTCTCGGTCGACGAGACGATGCGCACCGTCGATGCGCTACGGGAGCGCTTTCCGATGCTGCAGTCCCCGCCCAGTGACGACATCTGTTACGCGACCCAGAACCGGCAGGCCGCGGTGAAGGTGATCGCCCCCGACACCGAGCTCTTCCTGGTGGTCGGGTCGCCGAACTCGTCGAACTCGGTACGGATGGTGGAGGTGGCCCTCACGGCCGGCGCGACGAGCGCGCACCTGGTCGAGAACGCCGGCGCCATCGACCCGGCGTGGTTGGACGGGGTGAGTACGGTCGGGCTCTCGTCGGGGGCCTCGGTGCCGGAGATCCTGGTCAACGAGGTGATCCAGACGCTGGCCGGCTACGGCTTCGGTGACGTCCAGGTGGTGGCCCACACCGAGGAGCGTCTGCAGTTCGCGCTGCCGCAGGAGTTGCGGCGGGACATGCGCGCGGCTGGGAAGGCGCCCGCGCCGAGCGCCGAAGAGCTCAGCTGA